In one Mesorhizobium australicum genomic region, the following are encoded:
- a CDS encoding DUF2840 domain-containing protein — translation MTGIAAHRMRSGPTSAVQSQDDLTHVELTWIEKKIEYWIRFGREAREHILDRHRRIVSFRPNTVFAFVRWAANDFGTVISRIDIVRAVAPGDAYQTLPFARPGGEILLKIESWPKVEDVLRHIDAIEATHIDPCDVAPDHWRHVAHRMSTGEAPRPYSMERHRAWLRRREIEG, via the coding sequence ATGACCGGCATCGCGGCCCACCGCATGCGCAGCGGCCCGACGTCGGCCGTGCAATCCCAGGACGACCTGACCCATGTCGAATTGACGTGGATCGAGAAGAAGATCGAATACTGGATCAGGTTCGGCCGCGAGGCGCGGGAACATATCCTCGATCGCCACAGGCGCATCGTCTCGTTCCGGCCGAACACCGTCTTCGCGTTCGTCCGCTGGGCGGCGAACGACTTCGGCACCGTCATATCGCGCATCGACATCGTGCGGGCAGTCGCGCCGGGCGACGCCTATCAGACGCTGCCCTTCGCACGCCCCGGCGGCGAAATCCTGCTGAAGATCGAAAGCTGGCCGAAGGTCGAAGACGTGCTGCGGCACATCGATGCCATCGAGGCCACCCACATCGACCCTTGTGATGTCGCGCCCGATCACTGGCGCCATGTCGCCCACCGGATGAGCACCGGAGAAGCGCCGCGCCCGTATTCGATGGAGCGCCATCGCGCGTGGCTTCGGCGGCGGGAGATTGAAGGATGA
- a CDS encoding S26 family signal peptidase, whose protein sequence is MTRLRYAMVTTAAVIGIAVSAVVPTPLKLVWNVSASVPIGLYGIAPADRLDVTDLVAVMPPEPLAAFMVERGYVGPDVPLLKRVMALPGQRVCRHSRAVTIDAVPLGEARDRDSRGRDLPVWQGCRRVANGEVFLMNPEARDSLDGRYFGPLPASAVIGRATPLYTDEDGDGRFVWRAPTR, encoded by the coding sequence ATGACCCGTCTCCGCTACGCCATGGTGACGACGGCCGCCGTGATCGGCATCGCCGTTTCCGCCGTCGTTCCGACCCCGCTCAAGCTGGTCTGGAACGTCTCCGCCAGCGTGCCGATCGGCCTATACGGCATCGCGCCCGCCGACCGTCTCGACGTTACCGACCTGGTCGCCGTCATGCCGCCCGAGCCGCTCGCCGCATTCATGGTCGAGCGCGGTTATGTCGGGCCTGATGTACCCCTTCTCAAGCGCGTCATGGCGCTGCCTGGACAGCGCGTCTGCCGCCACAGTCGCGCCGTCACCATCGACGCCGTGCCGCTCGGTGAGGCGCGCGACCGCGACAGCCGTGGCCGCGATCTGCCCGTTTGGCAGGGCTGCCGGCGCGTCGCGAACGGCGAAGTCTTCCTCATGAACCCGGAAGCCCGTGACAGCCTCGACGGGCGCTACTTCGGTCCGCTTCCTGCCTCGGCGGTCATCGGCCGGGCCACCCCTCTCTACACCGACGAAGACGGCGACGGCCGTTTCGTTTGGCGCGCGCCGACGCGGTGA
- a CDS encoding DUF736 domain-containing protein: protein MAQIGQLIRTERGFEGHLKALGLDAELTLVPAEPSESENAPDYRVLLGDEEGFDIGAGWTHVGDRAGEYVSIELESPLFARPLRANLFRSGGDGTVWGLHTNRPAKQRKGD from the coding sequence ATGGCGCAGATCGGCCAACTCATCCGCACCGAACGCGGTTTCGAGGGGCACCTGAAGGCGCTCGGCCTTGACGCTGAACTCACGCTCGTTCCGGCCGAGCCTTCGGAATCCGAGAACGCTCCCGACTATCGCGTTCTGCTCGGCGACGAGGAGGGCTTCGACATAGGAGCGGGCTGGACGCATGTCGGCGACCGCGCCGGCGAATACGTCTCCATCGAGCTGGAAAGCCCGCTGTTCGCGCGGCCGCTTCGCGCCAATCTCTTCCGCTCCGGCGGCGATGGCACCGTCTGGGGCCTGCACACCAACCGCCCTGCGAAACAGCGCAAGGGGGATTGA